In Streptomyces sp. NBC_00414, a single window of DNA contains:
- a CDS encoding serine/threonine-protein kinase: protein MRPVGSKYLLEEPLGRGATGTVWRASQRETAGAEAAVAGQPGETVAIKVLKEELAGDPDIVMRFLRERSVLLRLTHPNIVRVRDLVVEGDLLALVMDLIDGPDLHRYLRENGPFSPVAAALLTAQVADALAASHADGVVHRDLKPANVLLQQLNGQMHPMLTDFGIARLADSPGLTRTHEFVGTPAYVAPESAEGRPQTSAVDIYGAGIMLYELVTGRPPFGGGSALEVLHQHLSAEPRRPSTVPDPLWTVIERCLRKNPDERPSAENLARGLRTVAQGIGVHANSAQIAAAEAVGVLLTPDPAPAAVPGDFGAADPTQVLPQGAGSYDPNGATSVLPHTGAGAADPTAVLPHRGAADPTAVMPPVPPNQPGAGPEDPHPWQNQLRAARDRNEATQVQSYLDPNEDPLRRRPQRQVARPPQQQPQQPPPQQPQPRGQRRQRNQQPPQNQQGYGYPQQGQQPQGYAPQQQAQPQRYSPPPQQPQQPAPRPPREPRQRSANPMKIPGLGCLKGCLFTILILVVAGWAIWEFSPLQGWIGTSKGYWQQLGDWYDKVSEWVGRLG, encoded by the coding sequence GTGCGGCCGGTAGGCAGCAAGTACCTCCTGGAGGAACCGCTCGGGCGCGGAGCCACGGGCACCGTCTGGCGGGCCAGCCAGCGCGAGACCGCGGGCGCCGAGGCGGCCGTGGCAGGTCAGCCCGGCGAGACCGTGGCGATCAAGGTCCTCAAGGAGGAGCTCGCCGGCGATCCGGACATCGTGATGCGGTTCCTGCGGGAGCGCTCCGTCCTGCTCCGCCTGACGCACCCGAACATCGTGCGCGTACGGGACCTCGTGGTCGAGGGCGATCTGCTGGCTCTGGTCATGGACCTGATCGACGGTCCCGACCTGCACCGCTACCTGCGGGAGAACGGCCCGTTCTCGCCGGTCGCCGCGGCCCTCCTCACCGCCCAGGTCGCCGACGCGCTCGCCGCCAGCCATGCCGACGGCGTCGTGCACCGCGACCTGAAGCCGGCGAACGTCCTGCTCCAGCAGCTCAACGGCCAGATGCACCCGATGCTGACGGACTTCGGCATCGCCCGCCTGGCCGACTCCCCGGGTCTGACCCGCACCCACGAGTTCGTCGGCACGCCCGCGTACGTGGCGCCCGAGTCCGCCGAGGGCCGCCCGCAGACCTCCGCCGTCGACATCTACGGCGCCGGGATCATGCTGTACGAGCTGGTCACCGGCCGTCCGCCGTTCGGCGGCGGATCGGCCCTCGAAGTGCTCCACCAGCACCTGAGCGCCGAGCCGCGCAGGCCCTCCACGGTCCCCGACCCGCTGTGGACCGTCATAGAGCGCTGCCTGCGCAAGAACCCCGACGAGCGGCCCAGCGCCGAGAACCTCGCCCGCGGCCTGCGTACGGTCGCCCAGGGCATCGGGGTGCACGCGAACTCCGCGCAGATCGCCGCCGCCGAGGCCGTGGGCGTACTCCTCACCCCGGACCCGGCGCCCGCCGCCGTGCCGGGCGACTTCGGCGCCGCCGACCCCACCCAGGTGCTCCCGCAGGGCGCCGGCTCGTACGACCCGAACGGCGCGACCAGCGTCCTGCCGCACACCGGCGCGGGCGCGGCCGACCCCACCGCCGTGCTGCCCCACCGCGGAGCGGCCGACCCGACCGCGGTGATGCCGCCGGTGCCGCCCAACCAGCCAGGGGCGGGCCCCGAGGACCCGCACCCCTGGCAGAACCAGCTGCGCGCGGCCCGCGACCGCAACGAGGCGACGCAGGTGCAGTCGTACCTCGACCCGAACGAGGACCCGCTGCGGCGCCGTCCGCAGCGCCAGGTCGCCCGCCCGCCCCAGCAGCAGCCGCAACAGCCGCCGCCCCAGCAGCCGCAGCCGCGCGGGCAACGCAGGCAGCGGAACCAGCAGCCGCCGCAGAACCAGCAGGGATACGGCTACCCGCAGCAGGGCCAGCAGCCGCAGGGATACGCACCGCAGCAGCAGGCTCAGCCGCAGCGGTACTCCCCGCCGCCGCAACAGCCCCAGCAGCCCGCGCCGCGTCCGCCGCGCGAGCCCCGGCAGCGCAGCGCCAACCCGATGAAGATCCCCGGACTCGGCTGCCTCAAGGGGTGCCTGTTCACGATCCTCATCCTGGTCGTGGCCGGTTGGGCGATCTGGGAGTTCAGCCCGCTCCAGGGCTGGATCGGGACGTCGAAGGGCTACTGGCAGCAGCTGGGGGACTGGTACGACAAGGTCTCCGAGTGGGTCGGGAGACTCGGCTGA
- a CDS encoding protein kinase domain-containing protein, whose product MVRKIGSRYTAHQILGRGSAGTVWLGEGPEGPVAIKLLREDLASDQELVGRFVQERTALLGLDHPHVVSVRDLVVDGTDLALVMDLVRGTDLRTRLDRERRLAPESAVAIVADVADGLAAAHAAGVVHRDVKPENVLLDMQGPLGPGGSHPALLTDFGVAKLIDSPRRTRATKIIGTPDYLAPEIIEGLPPRAAVDIYALATVLYELLAGFTPFGGGHPGAVLRRHVTETVVPLPGIPEELWQLLVQCLAKAPASRLRASELGERLREQLPLLAGMPPLDVDEPDGESDGSYDEAVAAPEPEAPRERVRRGAVPLVPGAKPDSNRDTHTSMRVPGPDELAGGALGTARAPRAVGAPRPGSARHRASARRRRITLGVAGVALVAAIGGGAWFATSGDDAEPPHDTERSSPAAP is encoded by the coding sequence TTGGTACGGAAGATCGGCAGCCGGTACACCGCGCACCAGATCCTGGGACGGGGCAGCGCCGGCACGGTGTGGCTGGGTGAGGGGCCCGAGGGGCCCGTCGCCATCAAGCTGCTGCGCGAGGACCTGGCGTCCGACCAGGAGCTGGTGGGACGGTTCGTGCAGGAGAGGACGGCCCTGCTGGGCCTGGACCATCCGCACGTCGTCTCCGTGCGGGACCTCGTCGTCGACGGCACCGACCTCGCACTGGTCATGGACCTCGTGCGCGGCACGGACCTGCGCACCCGGCTCGACCGGGAGCGGCGGCTCGCGCCCGAGTCCGCCGTCGCGATCGTGGCCGACGTCGCGGACGGGCTCGCCGCGGCGCACGCGGCGGGAGTCGTGCACCGGGACGTGAAGCCCGAGAACGTGCTGCTCGACATGCAGGGGCCGCTCGGACCCGGCGGTTCGCACCCCGCGCTGCTCACGGACTTCGGAGTCGCCAAGCTCATCGACTCACCGAGGCGCACCCGGGCGACGAAGATCATCGGTACGCCGGACTATCTGGCGCCCGAGATCATCGAGGGGCTGCCCCCGCGGGCGGCCGTCGACATCTACGCCCTGGCGACCGTGCTGTACGAGCTCCTCGCCGGGTTCACCCCCTTCGGCGGCGGTCATCCGGGGGCCGTCCTGCGCCGGCACGTCACCGAGACCGTCGTGCCGCTGCCCGGCATCCCGGAAGAGCTGTGGCAGCTGCTCGTGCAGTGCCTGGCGAAGGCGCCGGCGTCCCGGCTGCGGGCGTCCGAGCTGGGGGAGCGGCTGCGCGAGCAGCTGCCCCTGCTCGCGGGGATGCCGCCGCTGGACGTCGACGAGCCGGACGGGGAGTCGGACGGCTCCTACGACGAGGCCGTCGCGGCGCCCGAGCCGGAGGCTCCGCGGGAGCGGGTGCGGCGGGGCGCCGTTCCGCTGGTGCCGGGGGCCAAGCCCGACTCCAACCGGGACACGCACACGTCGATGCGGGTGCCCGGGCCGGACGAGCTGGCGGGGGGTGCGCTCGGTACGGCGCGGGCTCCTCGGGCGGTGGGGGCGCCTCGGCCGGGGTCCGCGCGGCATCGGGCCTCCGCCCGGCGGCGGCGGATCACCCTGGGGGTGGCGGGAGTGGCGCTGGTCGCCGCGATAGGGGGTGGCGCGTGGTTCGCCACGTCGGGGGACGACGCGGAGCCTCCCCACGACACGGAGAGGTCGTCCCCGGCCGCACCCTGA
- the prfB gene encoding peptide chain release factor 2 — MAVVDVSEELKSLSSTMESIEAVLDLDKLRADIAALEEQAAAPSLWDDPDEAQKITSKLSHLQAEVRKAETLRGRIDDLSVLFEMAEEEDDPDTRAEAETELTAVKKALDEMEVRTLLSGEYDSREAVVTIRAEAGGVDASDFAEKLQRMYLRWAERHGYKTELYETSYAEEAGIKSTTFAVHVPYAYGTLSVEQGTHRLVRISPFDNQGRRQTSFAGVEILPVVEQTDHIEIDESELRVDVYRSSGPGGQGVNTTDSAVRLTHLPTGIVVSCQNERSQIQNKASAMNVLQAKLLERRRQEEQAKMNALKGDGGNSWGNQMRSYVLHPYQMVKDLRTDCEVGNPEAVFNGEIDGFLEAGIRWRKQQEK; from the coding sequence GTGGCAGTCGTCGATGTATCCGAAGAGCTCAAGTCCCTCTCCTCGACCATGGAGTCGATCGAGGCCGTCCTGGACCTCGACAAGCTGAGGGCGGACATCGCCGCGCTTGAGGAGCAGGCGGCGGCGCCGTCCCTGTGGGACGACCCCGACGAGGCGCAGAAGATCACCAGCAAGCTGAGTCACCTCCAGGCGGAGGTGCGCAAGGCCGAGACCCTCCGCGGGCGCATCGACGATCTCAGTGTGCTCTTCGAGATGGCCGAGGAGGAGGACGACCCGGACACCCGTGCAGAGGCCGAGACCGAGCTCACCGCCGTCAAGAAGGCGCTGGACGAGATGGAAGTCCGCACTCTGCTCTCCGGGGAGTACGACTCCCGTGAGGCCGTCGTCACCATCCGTGCCGAGGCCGGCGGCGTCGACGCCTCCGACTTCGCCGAGAAGCTCCAGCGCATGTACCTGCGCTGGGCCGAGCGCCACGGCTACAAGACGGAGCTCTACGAGACCTCGTACGCGGAAGAGGCCGGCATCAAGTCGACCACCTTCGCCGTCCACGTGCCCTACGCGTACGGCACGCTGTCGGTCGAGCAGGGGACGCACCGGCTGGTGCGGATCTCGCCGTTCGACAACCAGGGCCGCCGCCAGACGTCGTTCGCCGGTGTCGAGATCCTGCCCGTCGTCGAGCAGACCGACCACATCGAGATCGACGAGTCCGAGCTGCGCGTGGACGTGTACCGCTCGTCCGGTCCGGGCGGTCAGGGCGTCAACACGACGGACTCCGCGGTGCGGCTGACCCACCTCCCCACCGGGATCGTCGTCTCCTGTCAGAACGAGCGCTCGCAGATCCAGAACAAGGCGTCCGCGATGAACGTCCTGCAGGCCAAGCTCCTTGAGCGGCGCCGGCAGGAGGAGCAGGCCAAGATGAACGCGCTCAAGGGCGACGGCGGCAACTCCTGGGGCAACCAGATGCGTTCGTACGTCCTGCACCCGTACCAGATGGTCAAGGACCTGCGCACGGATTGCGAAGTCGGAAACCCCGAGGCCGTTTTCAACGGCGAGATCGACGGTTTCCTCGAAGCCGGAATTCGCTGGCGCAAGCAGCAGGAGAAGTAA